The Chitinophaga pinensis DSM 2588 region ACGACGACGCAATGGTATCGCCAAGTTACGACCGCTACCTCAGCAGCCGATTACACGGCTGAATTCAATATGAAGGAAATGAGCAGGGGAGGGAATGGCGCACGCTTTGGCGCCGTGTTTTCTTATGTAGATGAAAATACGTTTGGTTCCGCACTGCTAAGCAGTTTTAATAACACACTGGAAACAGATGTCAAAGTGAATGGCGTCTCTGTCGGCGTAAGCGCTATTCCGCTGCCAGCTGGCTGGGACTATCAGAAATGGCATGTCATACGCGTCGAAAAACAGGGCACTACCTTCCGCATTTACCTGGATGGTATGCTGAAATCAACCCGTACGGCTAATATTACTGCCGGCGGTAAGATTGGGGTAGCCACGTATAACGATCATGCCGACTTCGGATTTACCGCTTTCAGCAACCGGGTGAATGGCAGCGGCGTATTCGGTTTTTATAAACCGGTACCCGGCACTATCCCGGCGGTACATTATAACGAAGGAGGAGAAGGAGTGGGTTATCACGACCTGACGATCGAAAATACCGGTGGCAAATACCGGACAGACAGGGTAGATATCCGCGACTGTGAAGAAGGCGGAGAGAATATCGGCTGGAACCAGACTGGTGAATGGTACCACTACAATGTAAATGTGCAGGCGGCAGGGCCTTATCACCTGGAACTCCGGTATGCCACTACTTACACCGCTTGTAAAGTCCGTGTATCCTGTGATGGCGCAGATGTTTCCGGCATTGTGGCGATCCCCGCAACAGGCGATTGGTCAGCCTGGCGTACAGCCGTATTGAAGAACCTGAATTTGCCGGCAGGTAATCATACCATCCGCCTGGAGACGGTAGAAGGGGAATTTGATTTCTCCTCATTGAAGTTTGAATCAGGAACGACAACGGCGCCCAATGGTTCGGATAACTTCAATTCCGGTAGCTTCTCAGGACTGTGGAATTATGATAACGGCAATTACTCCATTGCTTCCGGCAGGGCGGCTATTGATGGATTTGGCAAACGCCTGATGGGAAATGCAGGATGGACGGATTATACGGTAGAAGCGGATGTGCAATGTCCTTCTGGCGGTAATGGCGGATTGATATTCAGGGTGAGAAACCCGGCAGCCGCAGAATTCGGTACTTCCAATGCCCTTAGTTCTGATTACTTTCAGGGCTATTACGCAGGCATAGACGCCGGTGGCATTGTGTTGGGAAAACAGAACTATAACTGGACTTCCCTGGCTTCCAAAACACAGGCATTGAGTCCGGGACAAACCTATAAACTCAGGGCCGTATTAAACGGAGCTAACATAAAGATCTATCTCAATGATATGTCTACGCCGGCAATCGATTATACCGATCCTTCTCCACTGATCAGTGGTAAGGCAGGTATCCGTACACACGCGGCGAATATGGCTTTCGATAACTTCCAGATATCGCAGGAATTAAGCGCCCTGATATTCAGGTGTCGCGTGGATATACCATAAAACAACAGCGGCACTAAGCATGATCTTAGTGCCGCTGGTTTTAATCTTGCCGATGCAATTGCATATGCAGGATCGGAAAAGGTTTCCCGCTTGAGTCGAGTGCCGACCGGCCAATGATCTCAAAGCCACAATGCAGATAAAAACCAACTGCCTGTTCATTCTGCTCATTTACGTCTACTTTGTCTGCATGTAGCATTTTGATCGAATAATCCAGTAATTGTTTACCTACACCTTTACCCCGGTACTCCGGATCAATAAATAACATTTCTATATTATGCTCCGCAACGCCAACAAAACCTGCAATACCGGCAGCATTTCTCGCACAACGTAGTTCCACGGCATCCAGGTAGGTATTTAAAATAAGTGGTTTGTAGTATTGAATATCTTCTTCCTGTAGAAAATGATGTGTTGCGCGTACAGACTTCTCCCAGACAGTGATAATTTCCATATAGTCAGCTTTGCTGACAGGTGCTATTGTAAATTCCATTTGTTAGTATTAATTAGAGATCCATTCTTTTTTAAGCACAGCATAGACCAGATCATCTACCCATCGGCCTTTGAAGAAGAGACTTTCTTTAAAATGTGCTTCTTTTCTGAGCCCAAGCCGTTCCACCAGCCGTATGGAATGATAATTTTCCGGGTCGATAGAGGCAGTTGCCCGGTGTTTGTGCAGATCATTGAACATATGGGTGATCACAGCCCTGAGTGCTTCAACCGCATATCCCTGTTGATGATATTGTTTATGGATCGTGATGCCAAATTCGAATTGTTCACTGCCTATAAAGTGAATACCAATATCACCGATAATGAGGTCTTTCGTCTTTTCTACTATCACCAGCTGGAACCAGGTATCCGGGGTGTTAAACACCGTTGGTTGTTTGTCAATAAAGCGTTCTACGTCTTCTAAAGAGGCAGGTATCCAGCCCTGGAACTGGTTGGTTTCCGCATCCGATCTGTATGCGAAGAGCTGATCTTTATCACCGGCCTGGATCGGTCTTATTGCCAGTCTTTCCGTTGCTACATGCATGTTAGTACTTTATATAGTGTCCTGATTATTTAATGTGATTCATTTTCTATTGATACACTGCAAATTTGATATCTTTATTACGTACAAAGATCATCCTGCAGGAAACAGTGTTTCATTAACTGCAAATTTATTTAAAAACATGTTATCGAAACTGATACAAGATAAATCTACAGTAACTCTTTTTGAGGCATTCATTGCCGGAAAGTCTGAACAGACCTTAACATTGTTATCTCATTTGATCACGCAATATCAGCAACTGGGAGACATTTACCTGTATCCCACCAAATCTATGCTGGGGATCGGGATAAGAGATAAACGGATAGCCTGGATCACGCAACTGGGTAAAAGCTTTGTACACGTGGTATTCCCTTTTACACAGCCTTACAATGATAATCTTTGTTTTCAGAAGATAGCGCCTGTACCGGGGGATGCACATCAGTTTAATCACCATTTCAGAATGCTGGCACGGGAAGATGTGAATGAGGAAGTCTTAAAGTTTATGCAATTATCGCTGGCACCAGGTTAGAAATTAAGAATTAAAAGTTAAGAATTAATGATCGGAGCGATCTCCGCTGCATTCCAATTCTTAATTCTTAATTTTTAATTCTTAATTTTCCACTGTTTTCCCTTTTTCTTATTTAAAACATATAAACGATGTTACGCCCACTCTTCATATTAATGATAGTCCTGTTCTCTGCGACGGCCCACGCGCAGTCCGTACCGGTAGAAGACGTTTCAAAGAATCTATTGACCTGGACCCGGCATCTCCATTCCAACGTAGATAAATATTTTACTCGTGATAAAGGGGCGGAGCTGGTTCGTAACCTGGAATTGCTCAAAACAGATCTTGCTGCTTATACAAAGACAAGAAAGAATTTGTCTGACAGCATCTTTCGTAAGAATGTGGCGCCTGGTAATCCAGATCCCGGAAATGCAGAAGTGTTGAAAACGCAGATGGGAGAGGTACTCCGGCAGATGCGGAATGTAACGGATCTGACCAATAATGAACTGCGTGCAGAAGGCGACCGTCTGAATGACCAGATCTACAATGTATTAAACAGCGAAGGCGCTGTCTTCCTGTCTTATCTGGAAGCCTTTCTGACGGGCAAGGAAGTGACAAAGAAAGAAATGGCCCTGGACAATGGGGCTGCCTATGGTCGTCTTCAGGAAGCGATTGGTTTGATCGGATCTATCCAGGACCGGATCAAACAAAAGATGTGATAAAACGCCTATATATCCATCTATTTCCCTTTTGCGTAAAACAAATTTCCGATTCGCGTAGCTGCTCCATCCGGATTAGTGCATTTTTGCCCTGCAAAATGTAAATCAGGGATCGATGGGTCATTCGTACATGATATGTAACGATATGACTTGTTTTCCTACTAAACGCTAATCCGATATAAGATGAAAAAAATCACATTGAGCATTGCGCTGATGTTATGCGCTTTCCTGGCCTCCGCACATGCAGTCTGGATTGAAACCGCGCTGAAAGGCACGAAGAATAAGTCGCAGGATGTGCGCGTTTACCTGGGTGAATATGCAGAAAATCAAAGAGACTCCGTTACTCACTGGTTCAGCAATTTAAAGGATGTAAAGCTTTATGTGACAGTGCCTGATGGCAAGCGGGAAGAAATTGCTATCAAAGAAAACGGGAATCATCTTGCAGGTAACTTCATACCGGCGACAGATGGTAACTATACACTGTCTATCAGCCATACGGTAGAAACGATTTACGGTGAAACCAAAATAGAATATTATGCAACGGCTACGGTAATCGTAGGGAAAGAAACGCCTTCACAATTATCAGCAAGTACTGCACTGGCTGTGGTACCGGCTGCTGAAGAGCCTAAAGGTACAGTGGGACTGACTGTATTACGCGATAAACTGCCACTAGCTGCTGCGAAGATCGAAGCGATCTCTCCGGATGGCTGGGTAAAGGAATTCAAAAGCAATGACAAAGGAGAAGCATCTTTTGTACCACTGCAATCAGGTCAGTACCTGTTAGAAGTATCTGCGAATGAAAAGACGCCTGGTACGCACAATGGTAAGCCTTACAAAACAGTAGCGCATATCGTTACGCACTGTATCAACGTTAAAAAATAAACCACCTACGGGGGGAATCATTAAAAAAGGTCCATCATACGGTGGACCTTTTTTAATATCATATTGTATGAGATCAGATCAGGTGATCGCAGTGATCACGGCCTCGTTGTTCTCTGCGGCTTTCGCATAGAAGGTACGCAATTCATTAAAAAAGGCAAGCAGGTAATACACTATACCTTCTTCTTCCCAGATCTCCGGGTAAATATGCAGTTCAAGCATGCGCGCCGGGTCGAATCTGGCTGTCAGTTCTTCTTCGGTGATTGCACAGAGTTCGGCATATGTTTCTTTCACCTGTTCCGGCGTCAGGTACTCTGCGGGGCCATATCCGATGTCCATGTCATCGTCAATGTTTTGTCCACTGAAGAAAACTTTTTGCATGGGGTG contains the following coding sequences:
- a CDS encoding YfbM family protein; its protein translation is MSMVLELLRATPAELEAYIQDSSLLEDRIYEAEEEDPAMVNLDKSWEGILFLLTGKGLQHNDHPMQKVFFSGQNIDDDMDIGYGPAEYLTPEQVKETYAELCAITEEELTARFDPARMLELHIYPEIWEEEGIVYYLLAFFNELRTFYAKAAENNEAVITAIT
- a CDS encoding GNAT family N-acetyltransferase, with amino-acid sequence MEFTIAPVSKADYMEIITVWEKSVRATHHFLQEEDIQYYKPLILNTYLDAVELRCARNAAGIAGFVGVAEHNIEMLFIDPEYRGKGVGKQLLDYSIKMLHADKVDVNEQNEQAVGFYLHCGFEIIGRSALDSSGKPFPILHMQLHRQD
- a CDS encoding GNAT family N-acetyltransferase — encoded protein: MHVATERLAIRPIQAGDKDQLFAYRSDAETNQFQGWIPASLEDVERFIDKQPTVFNTPDTWFQLVIVEKTKDLIIGDIGIHFIGSEQFEFGITIHKQYHQQGYAVEALRAVITHMFNDLHKHRATASIDPENYHSIRLVERLGLRKEAHFKESLFFKGRWVDDLVYAVLKKEWISN
- a CDS encoding family 43 glycosylhydrolase gives rise to the protein MPSHFFVPCLKGSTIQRKNTIVRHLFTLLFSVILCSTQVYSQVINPRTLPQEWGEYGIGDPYILKFRGKFYLYCSTRDDQSGVKCWSSWDLANWTYEGLCVDNTVTITKGAYAPEVIYWNGTFYMYTSPAGNGHYILSSGSPTGPFTVQTGNIGHTIDGSVFIDDNAQMYFTYAGGSGIQAAAMSGPLAITGAGSTLSGTSLNGWTEGSTLFKRNGIYYMTYTGNHVFSRGYRVHYATATTPLGAYTAGTNNPIVLNTEGSFFGLGHSGSVIGPDLDTWFIAYHNLLGQSSIVGPNRKLNIDPMGFNGDKLLVYGPTYWTQPSPALPTFYDRFDRTAIGSNWTNINGGNWGIFNQELMWQDNKTTTQWYRQVTTATSAADYTAEFNMKEMSRGGNGARFGAVFSYVDENTFGSALLSSFNNTLETDVKVNGVSVGVSAIPLPAGWDYQKWHVIRVEKQGTTFRIYLDGMLKSTRTANITAGGKIGVATYNDHADFGFTAFSNRVNGSGVFGFYKPVPGTIPAVHYNEGGEGVGYHDLTIENTGGKYRTDRVDIRDCEEGGENIGWNQTGEWYHYNVNVQAAGPYHLELRYATTYTACKVRVSCDGADVSGIVAIPATGDWSAWRTAVLKNLNLPAGNHTIRLETVEGEFDFSSLKFESGTTTAPNGSDNFNSGSFSGLWNYDNGNYSIASGRAAIDGFGKRLMGNAGWTDYTVEADVQCPSGGNGGLIFRVRNPAAAEFGTSNALSSDYFQGYYAGIDAGGIVLGKQNYNWTSLASKTQALSPGQTYKLRAVLNGANIKIYLNDMSTPAIDYTDPSPLISGKAGIRTHAANMAFDNFQISQELSALIFRCRVDIP